The genomic region GGTAGATTTTGTAGAGCGGTTGTGGATTGGAACTTAGCATATGGTAGGGAAGACGGGAACTATTATAGTGAGATTGTTGAGCCATTTATGACATTCGGTGTTAAGGAAGAAAATATCTCATGGTTAAATTATTATTTAGATTCAAAGAAAACCATGACTAAAAAAATAGCTAGCAGTGATTCAATCTTTTTTACGGGGGGATTACCAGAACAAGCGATTATAAGAATAAAAGAATTGGGTTTAGAATCTACCATTTATTACAGCGATAAACTGATCATTGGAGCCAGTGCAGGAGCCCTTATGCAACTACCTAACTATTTTATTTCGCCGGATGATGACTATGAACACTTCGGATATTATGAAGGGCTTAATTTAATTAATCTAAATTTCAACATCGAGGTTCACTATGAAGGCCTAGACGTCCAAAATCATGCAATTAAACAATGTATAAGGGATAAAAAGACTACGGTGTATGCAATACGAGATAATGGTGCAATGATCATTGATGAAGGCA from Haloplasma contractile SSD-17B harbors:
- a CDS encoding Type 1 glutamine amidotransferase-like domain-containing protein yields the protein GRFCRAVVDWNLAYGREDGNYYSEIVEPFMTFGVKEENISWLNYYLDSKKTMTKKIASSDSIFFTGGLPEQAIIRIKELGLESTIYYSDKLIIGASAGALMQLPNYFISPDDDYEHFGYYEGLNLINLNFNIEVHYEGLDVQNHAIKQCIRDKKTTVYAIRDNGAMIIDEGNINLIGEVITFNLN